The Toxorhynchites rutilus septentrionalis strain SRP chromosome 3, ASM2978413v1, whole genome shotgun sequence genome includes a region encoding these proteins:
- the LOC129776294 gene encoding protein wntless: MSGTILENLSGRKLCILVSVLLFLQFLCFLLGGLIAPVPSSVQTILGTICKDVPGSHNDTKLWLYSRGEDHCQSLDHLDIENHDLKMANQIVFVFQMPLPREGRQLDYSRWQQNLIGVIQTDIAYDKNILLKPHTKMTIDARLAYRNKGDADQDWKYLASSLEKRDLDCSADNATDEYLYNCNSIPLFELGSLHHDYYLLNIRLPVDSDLKMNLDIGHIHDLHLSVIYQNGGFTKVWVSLKTVFLPFIIMIMAWFWQRVHLLQRKPALLERMLLALGCALTFLNLPLEYLTLVFDMPFMLLLSDIRQGMFYACLLSFWLVFAGEHMLIQETGEKSTLKSYWKHLSAVAVGCVSLFLFDMCERGVQLRNPFYTIWVSRIGSHIALGFIILAGCSAGLYFLFLCYMVWKVFCNINLKRTSLPSMSSARRLHYEGIIYRFQFLMLATLLCAALTVIGFIIGQVSEGRWKWDENIDLEYTSAFFTGVYGMWNIYIFALIVLYAPSHKKWPTNETTEHIISEEIEFSNLPSDSNPSEISSLTQFARKAAFD, from the exons ATGTCAGGAACTATTTTGGAGAATCTGAGCGGCAGGAAACTTTGTATCCTAGTTTCTGTCTTGCTGTTTTTGCAGTTCCTTTGCTTTCTGCTAGGTGGTCTCATAG CTCCTGTTCCATCCAGCGTCCAGACGATTCTAGGTACAATCTGCAAGGATGTGCCAGGATCACACAATGACACAAAATTATGGCTCTACTCACGTGGTGAAGATCACTGTCAAAGTTTGGACCATCTGGACATCGAGAACCACGATTTGAAAATGGCCAATCAAATTGTGTTCGTCTTCCAAATGCCTCTTCCACGGGAAGGACGACAGCTGGACTACTCTCGCTGGCAGCAGAATCTCATTGGTGTTATACAGACGGATATTGCCTATGATAAAAACATTTTACTGAAGCCGCACACCAAAATGACGATCGATGCTCGTTTAGCATACCGAAACAAGGGCGATGCCGATCAAGATTGGAAATATCTGGCCTCCTCTCTGGAAAAGCGTGATCTGGACTGCTCGGCTGACAACGCAACGGACGAATATTTATACAATTGCAACTCTATTCCACTGTTCGAACTGGGTTCTTTACATCACGATTACTATCTGTTGAACATCCGGCTGCCGGTGGACAGcgatttgaaaatgaatttagACATTGGTCACATACATGATCTGCATTTGTCTGTTATCTATCAGAACGGGGGATTCACGAAAGTTTGGGTATCCCTCAAAACTGTCTTCCTTCCATTCATTATTATGATAATGGCTTGGTTCTGGCAACGAGTGCATTTGCTACAGCGCAAACCGGCTCTTCTGGAGCGTATGCTTCTGGCACTTGGATGCGCATTAACATTCCTCAATCTTCCACTGGAATATCTTACGCTGGTTTTTGATATGCCCTTCATGCTGCTTCTGAGTGATATTCGGCAGGGAATGTTTTATGCGTGTTTACTTTCATTCTGGCTCGTTTTTGCTGGAGAACATATGCTGATTCAGGAAACCGGTGAAAAATCCACCCTCAAATCGTACTGGAAACATTTAAGCGCCGTGGCTGTCGGATGTGTTTCCCTTTTCCTGTTCGATATGTGCGAACGTGGAGTACAACTGCGTAACCCATTCTATACGATTTGGGTGTCACGCATCGGATCACACATTGCT cttggCTTCATAATTCTTGCGGGCTGCTCAGCGGGACTGTATTTCCTCTTCCTCTGCTACATGGTTTGGAAAGTGTTTTGCAACATCAACTTGAAACGAACATCACTCCCGTCAATGTCTTCGGCTCGTCGTCTACATTACGAAGGGATAATTTATCGTTTTCAGTTTCTAATGCTGGCTACTCTCCTCTGCGCTGCCCTCACTGTAATAGGGTTCATCATCGGGCAAGTTTCAGAAGGTCGGTGGAAGTGGGATGAAAATATTGACCTAGAATATACGTCCGCTTTCTTTACCGGTGTGTACGGAATGTGGAACATCTACATATTCGCACTTATCGTATTGTACGCACCGAGTCATAAGAAATGGCCCACCAATGAGACCACCG AGCACATCATCAGCGAAGAAATTGAATTCAGCAATCTGCCTTCCGATTCTAATCCAAGTGAAATTTCCTCGTTGACGCAATTCGCCCGTAAGGCGGCTTTCGATTAA